Proteins encoded together in one Bacteroides ovatus window:
- a CDS encoding right-handed parallel beta-helix repeat-containing protein, with the protein MKRISLLLFFIGCFLFSLSATNYFVATNGSDSNSGTIDKPFATLDKAQSKVMAGDTVYIRQGTYRVTEAEIMEHYTAGSTTWSRVFKMSKSGTGPDKRICYSGYKNERPVFDLSAVKPENERVIVFYVSGSYLHFRNIEVVGTQVTIVGHTQSECFRNEGGSDNIYEHLSMHDGMAIGFYIVTGKNNLVLNCDAYNNYDPVSDGGKGGNVDGFGGHLTSPQYTGNVFRGCRAWYNSDDGFDLINCQAVFTIDNCWSFLNGYTKDGGKAGDGTGFKSGGYGMSDNPKAPSVIPMHIVQYCLAYMNKNKGFYANHHLGGIAWYNNTGYQNPSNFCMLNRKTASEAVDVPGYGHIIKNNLSHTPKSSGKHIIDVNQAECEIANNSFLPVDMAVTDDDFVSLDASQLALPRKSDGSLPYVEFLRLKTNSKLYNAGMGCFLAGGSEDTSYDWLEDAAILVEGDVAKIVGHGAEAFVYFYINGKAVSFSDRQVDLSAYKGEIDLKATTDNGGVTKLKQIR; encoded by the coding sequence ATGAAACGCATTAGCCTTCTTCTTTTTTTTATAGGATGTTTCCTCTTTTCTCTTTCGGCTACGAATTATTTTGTGGCTACTAATGGAAGCGATTCAAACAGTGGGACGATTGATAAGCCTTTTGCCACGTTGGACAAAGCACAATCAAAAGTGATGGCAGGAGATACTGTATATATCCGGCAAGGTACATATCGAGTGACGGAAGCAGAGATAATGGAACATTATACTGCGGGAAGTACTACTTGGAGCCGGGTATTTAAAATGTCAAAGAGTGGAACTGGACCGGACAAACGAATTTGTTACTCCGGTTATAAAAATGAGCGTCCGGTTTTTGACCTTTCGGCGGTAAAGCCGGAAAATGAACGTGTTATTGTGTTTTATGTAAGTGGCTCTTATTTGCATTTCAGAAATATAGAGGTGGTGGGAACACAAGTAACTATTGTGGGACATACCCAGTCCGAATGTTTCCGCAATGAAGGGGGAAGTGATAATATCTACGAACATCTGTCGATGCATGACGGTATGGCGATCGGTTTCTATATAGTGACGGGTAAGAACAATCTGGTGCTGAATTGCGATGCCTATAATAATTATGATCCTGTATCCGATGGCGGTAAAGGTGGAAACGTCGACGGATTCGGTGGACATCTCACTTCTCCCCAATATACAGGCAATGTATTCCGGGGGTGTCGTGCGTGGTATAACAGTGATGATGGTTTTGATTTGATTAACTGCCAGGCGGTTTTTACCATTGATAACTGTTGGTCTTTCTTGAATGGATATACGAAAGACGGTGGTAAAGCTGGTGATGGCACCGGATTTAAGTCCGGAGGATATGGGATGAGTGATAATCCTAAAGCACCAAGTGTGATTCCTATGCACATTGTTCAGTACTGCCTTGCTTATATGAATAAGAATAAGGGGTTTTATGCCAATCATCATTTAGGAGGGATAGCGTGGTATAATAATACGGGTTATCAGAACCCGTCCAATTTCTGTATGTTGAACAGGAAGACTGCATCGGAAGCGGTTGACGTGCCGGGATATGGTCATATTATAAAGAATAACTTGTCGCATACACCAAAGTCTTCGGGAAAACATATCATAGACGTTAATCAAGCGGAATGTGAAATAGCAAACAACTCTTTTCTTCCGGTAGATATGGCTGTGACGGATGATGATTTTGTTAGTTTGGATGCTTCCCAGCTTGCCTTACCTCGTAAGTCAGACGGAAGTCTTCCTTATGTAGAATTTTTGCGGCTGAAGACGAATAGTAAATTATATAATGCCGGAATGGGTTGTTTTCTTGCCGGGGGCAGTGAAGATACTAGCTATGATTGGCTGGAAGATGCGGCAATACTTGTTGAGGGAGATGTGGCAAAGATAGTAGGTCATGGCGCAGAAGCATTTGTGTACTTCTATATTAATGGTAAGGCAGTTTCTTTCTCTGATAGACAAGTGGATTTATCGGCCTATAAGGGAGAAATTGATTTGAAAGCGACGACAGATAATGGTGGCGTAACTAAATTGAAACA